A single genomic interval of Bradyrhizobium sp. sBnM-33 harbors:
- a CDS encoding enoyl-CoA hydratase → MSANEMVLQKFEQGLLTITMNRPDRRNALNPDMTRGLVEAARRAADDHEVRAVLIKGAGGTFCVGGDVKSMAEGRAPLGFEAKMANLRRGMEVSRILHQMPKPVVAQLDGAAAGAGLSIALSCDMRIASASCKITTAFAKVGLSGDYGGTYFLTQMLGSAKARELYLMSPVLSAQEAYNLGMVTKVVPDAEIDAEAHDLAMSLAQGPSVTLGYIKRNINNAETMSLEACFDAEAIHHSRAGDTADHKEAAKAFVEKRKPVFQGH, encoded by the coding sequence ATGAGCGCAAACGAAATGGTCCTCCAAAAATTCGAACAGGGCTTGCTCACCATCACCATGAACCGCCCCGACCGGCGCAATGCACTCAATCCGGACATGACGCGCGGGCTGGTGGAGGCGGCGCGGCGCGCGGCTGATGATCACGAGGTGCGCGCGGTGCTGATCAAGGGCGCAGGCGGTACGTTCTGCGTCGGCGGCGACGTCAAGTCGATGGCGGAAGGCCGGGCGCCACTCGGTTTCGAGGCCAAGATGGCGAATCTGCGCCGTGGCATGGAAGTGTCGCGCATCCTGCACCAGATGCCGAAGCCCGTGGTGGCGCAACTCGATGGCGCCGCCGCCGGCGCCGGCCTTTCGATCGCGCTGTCCTGCGATATGCGCATCGCCAGCGCCTCCTGCAAGATCACCACGGCTTTCGCCAAGGTCGGTTTATCGGGCGATTACGGCGGCACGTATTTCCTGACACAGATGCTCGGCAGCGCCAAGGCACGTGAGCTTTATCTGATGTCGCCGGTGCTGTCGGCGCAGGAGGCCTACAATCTTGGCATGGTGACGAAAGTGGTGCCGGACGCCGAGATTGACGCCGAGGCACACGATCTAGCGATGTCGCTGGCGCAGGGACCGTCGGTGACGCTCGGCTACATCAAACGCAACATCAACAATGCCGAGACGATGTCGCTGGAAGCCTGTTTTGACGCCGAAGCGATCCACCACTCGCGCGCAGGCGATACCGCCGATCACAAGGAAGCGGCGAAGGCGTTTGTCGAAAAGCGCAAGCCCGTGTTTCAGGGCCATTGA
- a CDS encoding ABC transporter substrate-binding protein translates to MSATAALAQSKPPLKLGGILDMSGLYADITGPGSETAAKMAVEDFGGEVLGRKVEILAADHLNKADLAASIARDMLDNQGVEMLYDVAASATALAAGEIAKARNKIVMYSGPASIRLSNEACGPYTVHYSYDTFAQANVTGLATVKSGFETWFFLTADYAFGQDLERDTTNVVVKAGGKVLGSVKHPLNTSDFSSFLLQAQSSKAKVVGLANAGGDTINAIKQAAEFGLTRSGGQKLSPLLAFVTDIDSVGLQTAQGLLLAEAFYWDLNDDTRAFSKRFMERVKRPPTAAQASVYSSVLHYLKAVKAAGTTDAAAVMKVMKETPVNDMFARNGKIRDDGRMVHDMYLFEVKKPSESKARWDYYKLLATIPGNEAFQPLEASRCPLVKK, encoded by the coding sequence ATGTCGGCGACGGCGGCGCTGGCGCAGAGCAAGCCGCCGCTCAAGCTCGGCGGCATTCTCGACATGTCGGGGCTCTATGCCGATATCACCGGGCCGGGCTCGGAGACCGCTGCGAAGATGGCGGTGGAAGATTTTGGCGGCGAGGTGCTGGGGCGCAAGGTCGAGATCCTCGCGGCCGATCATCTCAACAAGGCCGACCTTGCCGCCAGCATCGCGCGCGACATGCTCGACAACCAGGGCGTCGAGATGCTGTACGACGTGGCTGCTTCTGCGACGGCGCTCGCCGCCGGCGAGATCGCGAAAGCGCGCAACAAGATCGTGATGTATAGCGGCCCAGCGTCGATCCGGCTGAGCAACGAGGCCTGTGGCCCCTACACTGTGCATTATTCCTACGACACCTTTGCGCAGGCCAACGTCACCGGCCTTGCCACCGTCAAAAGCGGCTTCGAGACCTGGTTCTTTCTCACCGCCGATTATGCGTTTGGCCAGGACCTGGAAAGGGACACCACCAATGTGGTGGTGAAGGCCGGCGGCAAGGTGCTCGGCAGTGTCAAGCATCCGCTCAATACGTCGGACTTCTCCTCGTTCCTGCTGCAGGCGCAGAGCTCGAAGGCAAAGGTCGTGGGCCTCGCCAATGCCGGCGGCGACACCATCAACGCGATCAAGCAGGCGGCGGAATTCGGGCTGACCAGGAGCGGCGGCCAGAAACTTTCGCCGCTGCTTGCTTTCGTCACCGACATCGACAGCGTCGGGCTGCAGACGGCGCAAGGGTTGTTGCTTGCCGAAGCCTTCTATTGGGACCTCAACGACGACACCCGCGCGTTCTCAAAGCGCTTCATGGAGCGCGTCAAGCGGCCGCCGACCGCGGCGCAGGCCAGCGTCTACTCTTCCGTCCTTCACTACCTGAAAGCCGTGAAGGCCGCGGGCACCACGGATGCCGCCGCGGTGATGAAGGTGATGAAGGAGACGCCGGTCAACGACATGTTCGCCAGGAACGGCAAGATCCGCGACGACGGCCGCATGGTGCACGACATGTATCTGTTCGAGGTCAAGAAGCCGTCCGAATCGAAGGCGCGCTGGGATTACTACAAGCTGCTGGCGACGATCCCCGGCAACGAGGCGTTCCAGCCGCTGGAAGCCTCGCGCTGTCCGCTGGTGAAAAAGTAA